The Tautonia plasticadhaerens nucleotide sequence CCGACCGAGGAGTTCGAGCAAGTTGCTGCCAAGGAGCGTCGGGGCCAGACGTTGTTCCACTGGCCGCTGGAATTTCCCGAAGTGGCGGTCAAGCGGAGCGGGTTCGATGCGTTTGTGGGTAATCCCCCGTTTATGGCGGGCCGAGCAATCACGGGGCAATTGGGCGACCCCTATCTTGCCATATTAGAAGCCCTGACAAAACCGTGTGGCATGGAGTTTGCGCCCTGGTGCTGTTTTCCTCCGAACCGAAGGAGACACCACCATGGCGAGCGCCCACATGCCGGACGAGTTCTTCGATCTGGTTGCCCACCACCTGCCGCCGGAACCGGCCATCGGCCCCTACGGCGGGCGTCCGCCGATCGGGCACCGGGTCGCCCTGCGTGTCATCTGGTTCGTCCTGGCCACCGGCAATCGCTGGGAGGATGTCCCGCAGGAACTCGGCTGCTCAGGTCGCACCGCCCATCGCCGGCTGCGGGCCTGGGAGGAGGCCGGCATCTGGGACCGCCTCCATGCCGACCTGCTGAGGCTGCTCCGCAAGGCTGGCAAGCTGGAGACCGACACGGTGGTCGTCGACGGCGTGACGGTGCGGGCCTCCGGCGGCGGCGAGGCGACCGGCCCGAGCCCCGTCGACCGCAGCAGGAAGGGCACGAAGCACACGGTGATGGTCAGTCGCACCGGAGTGCCGCTGGCGATCCGCACCGCCGGGGCCAACGAGAGCGACCACCGCCAGATCATCCCGCTGGTGCTCGACTTCCCGAGCGTCGCCGGCAAACCGGGCAGGCCGAAGCAGTTGCCGGATGACCTGTATGCCGACCGGGGCTACGACAGCG carries:
- a CDS encoding IS5 family transposase, which encodes MASAHMPDEFFDLVAHHLPPEPAIGPYGGRPPIGHRVALRVIWFVLATGNRWEDVPQELGCSGRTAHRRLRAWEEAGIWDRLHADLLRLLRKAGKLETDTVVVDGVTVRASGGGEATGPSPVDRSRKGTKHTVMVSRTGVPLAIRTAGANESDHRQIIPLVLDFPSVAGKPGRPKQLPDDLYADRGYDSEGTRALLRWMGIEPHIAKRRTPHGSGLGKVRWVVERTIGWIKGLRRMRVRYDRLGVIQDAWTTLAACVICFRILHQDVM